DNA from Prosthecobacter fusiformis:
CCCAGCTCCTCACCCCCACTCTCCTTTATCATGAGCAGTGCTGGGGCCTGAAAAAAGCCAAGATCAAGCCTGCCGCCATGGCCCACATCACCGGCGGCGGTCTCGTGGAAAACCTCGGCCGCATCTTCACCAAGCGCGGCCTCGGCTGCCACCTCAAAGTCCCATTCTGGAAGAACGACGTCGTCCAGAAAGTCCTCCGCCATGCCGACCCTGCGGACTGCTGGGACACCTTCAACATGGGCATCGGCTGGGTCGCGATCGTGGACCCCAAACAGGCCCAAAAAGCCCTCAAAGTCGGCACCGGTGCCGTCGTTCTGGGCGAAATGGACAAAAGCGCCACCGTGACCTGCGAACTGGTCAAGTAGGTCAAAACAGCCACATTTTCCGAGATGCCGTATCCCATTCAGGGATGCGGCATTTTGATATCAACTCGAATTCCGCGATTAAGAGGAAGAAACCGGCAACAAGTCCAATACTGGATTAGCCAGATTCAGCGACCCAGGCCCAGAAATCTACAGCAACTCAGACGCGATGGAGAAAAAATTTAACGAGACGGAATTACGAGAAGAACTCAATGCCTTCCAACTTGATCAATTGGTAGTTTTTGGGTTGTCGTGCGCGGAACGCATGATTCCAAACTATAAGAGATTTACCCGCGAATGTAGATGGGGTGATCCGGACATTTTAAGGAACGGTTTGGATCTAACGTGGAATTGGTTAACTACAGGAACTATATCGGAAAAGGAGGTTAAAAAAATGCTAGCTACTTGTGAAGCACAAACCCCCGACACAGATGATTTTGATACGATACTAGTTTCATCAGCATTAGATGCAGCTAATTCAGTAAGTGCGGTATTAGAGTTGATCTTATCCAATAGATGTGATTCTGCAATTGAGATTGCAATTTATGGACGTGACACTGTCGATATGTATATTCAAGAGTCTGAGGGCATGGACCCACAAGATGCGCAACTGGAGAATAAAATCTGGCTACATCCATTGATGCAGCGTGAACTAAAAAGTCAACGTTCAGCTATTAGTCTTATAAAACAAGGGATTGCCATCAAAGATGCTGAATCTATTTGGAAACGTCATGATGTGGGTAGCCTAGGCTTTTAACTAGAAAACAGTTTTCCTGCCAGGCGAGAACGGTACTCAGTTATAGTACAGGATCGTTGATTTTGCACTTTTTGAGGGGGAGTAATTAAAAGTTGGATTGGGTGGCAGGTACAACTTAGGACGGTTTCCGGCTTCAACAGCACGGCTTTCAAGACCTGCTTGCCCCACGTGTTGCAAATGATGAAAAGAGCCGATTATAAACCATGCGCAGACGGCGACTGAAATCAGGCAAAGAAATTATGTCCTATGATGACCCAATTTATATCTTTTGAGGTTTTTGAGTCCGAGAGACTCATTATTCGGGTGCCACGCCCAGGAGATGGACTCATTTTTAATGAAGCTGTGGTTGAGTCGCTGCAGACTCTGAGGCCATGGCTTGCTTGGGCTGCCGTTCCACCGACTCTGGAGGAGTCCGAGTTTTCGTGTCGGCAGGCATATGCCAAGTTTTTACTCGGTGAAGATTTGAGGGTGTTCTTTATTTCTAAAGACGACGGTGTTCTTGTTGGCGGAAGCGGATTGCACAATCCGAATTGGGATTTGAAACAGTTTGAAGTTGGCTACTGGGGGCGTTCGCGATATTCCAAAAAAGGTTTAATCACTGAGGGAGTGAAGGCTCTGGTTGATCATGCGTTTGAGAAACTGGATGCCAGCAGAGTTTATCTGACAACAGACGATGCCAATACAGAAAGCTGGCGGCTGGCAGCGCGGGCTGGATTTGAACTTGAGGGTACAATGAGGAAAGATCGGCTCAACCTCGCGGGCTCCCTCCGTGACACACGTCTTTATGCGCGAGTTAACTCTACCCACACGGTTTTAAAAACCTAATCCAAAGATGTCAACGAGGCCTGAACAAAGGATGCTAGGCAAATACCACTCTACTAAATGAAGCCTTGGATGATCATTGTCGGCGCACTGTCTATATTGACCTTTGAAGGGCTGTATATCCCATGGGCATGTGCCCCCAGAAAAGGTGATGGAGCAATCGGGGATGTTATGATTGCCTATTATGCACAACTGATTGTCGGTATTATATCAGGCAGTCTTTTACTTGTCAGTTTTCCCTTGATATTTTGCAATCAAGGTGATCCCCGAAAACTGCTATTTCGATCATCTTTTTTTATATCATTACTTGCATTCATTTCCTTCCTATTAGGAATGTTTTTGCCTGATTGGTAGAATAATTTTATGTGTAGGGTGCCTGTTGAAGGTAAGCGTCATGCGGAGTGCCGTATGAAGTTGCTAGATTCATGCAGGTCATAGGAGATCAGCTATGACCTGTATGAACAAAAGCGAACTCTTTTCCCTCCGCCGACTGCGCCACCATGTTGTTGAGTGAGCGAGCATGCCTTGGCATGGCGATATGTTGCAATGGAAACACTGTCACCACCTGCCGCCAGAAATGTTAAATCAGCACAATCTAATGCAGCAAAAACCGACCAATCTCATTTGTAACCTCAATTCCCGCGATTCAGCGTGAGATTATGTCATAAAAGGCACAATATCAGCGGTTTAGCTTGATGCCGGGCAGTATTTGAGAAGGTCTGGACCATCAGGCACCGGCCAGAATTTGCAGCCGCTCGGCCGGAATCCATCGCGGAATCCGGGGTGAAAATCGGAAGGCAAAGTCTGGGATGGCGATTTCTGACTAAATTTGTTAGAATTTCACTAATGAAAGAGGCGCTATGCCGTTTTAGCACCTGAAGTCACCTTCACATTCTCCACCACCATCTATGAAAGCCACCAAATACATGCTCGCCGGTCTGATGATCGCCGGTTTCGGGGGCAGTTCCGCCTCTGCGGCAGAACTCCGCACCTGGACCGACGTCGAAGGCCGTCAGGTTCCCGCCTCCTTTGTCCAGATCGAAGGTGATACCATTGTTTTGCAGACTGCGGACGGTGCCCAGCATCGCTTCCCGCTGGCCCGGCTATCTGCCGATGATCTGGCCATTGCCAAGGCTGCCCAGGCCGCAACGCCTGCGGCTCCTCTTCTCCCGGCCAATGCCACTCCGGCCCAGGCCGCAAGAGTCATCGACCAACTGGTCTATAACGGCTTCAAGAAAGCAAACGAAGCCCGTGCCGAAGCCAAAAAAGCTCCCCTCGCCGGTTTTAATCCGATTGCCAGCGACGAGCAGTTTGTGCGTCGTGTGTACTTGGACATCGCGGGCCGTATCCCAAATTATGAAGAAGTCAGCAGCTTCCTCAAGGACGGTAACGCCCAGAAGAGGACCACCTTGATCGACATGCTCTTGGAGTCCGATGGCTACAAGACGCATCTGTACAATTACTTTGCCGAAATGCTCCGCATCAAAGACAACTTTGAGCAGGATAACGTGCGCGGCACTCCTTACATCAACTGGTTCAAGGACCAGATCGCCAAGAACGAGAAGTGGGACAAAATCGTTTATCAGTTGACCACCGCGACGGGGAAAATGTGGGACCGCAAGGAAGACGGCAGCTATAACGGTGCCGCCGGTTACCTCCTCCGTGATGCAGGCATGCCTCTCGATAACCTTGCTAATACATTGACCGTGTTCCTAGGGACTGACGTCGCCTGTGCCCAGTGTCATGACCACCCCTTCGCAGACTGGACCCAAAAGCAATTCTATGAAATGGCCTCCTATTTCGGTGCCACCACCACTCGTCTGAATGGTCGTGATATGAAAAATGGGGACCCGATGGCCCGTCTGATGGCGGACATTGAGCCGATGGTTGAGAAGTCCGGTCAGGACCTCCGTCGTATCCGTAACGGCATCCAGAATTTCATCCGTGCCAATCAGTCTGCCGTGAAGGACAGATACCAGGTCGTCCGAAACGGTGAAACGGAAAAAACCGTTCCTGCCAATGGCATGAAACTACCGCATGACTATCAGTATAAAGACGGCAACCCTGGAGATCCCGTGGCACCGAAGTTTGTCACATGGTCTTCTCAGGACAAAGAAAACCCTGCCTATAAGCAGGACCAGGTAGCTGAAGAAAACCTTCGTCAGGCCTTTGCCAACTGGATGACGCATCCTGAAAATCCACGTTTCGCGATGACCATTGCCAACCGCATGTGGAAGCGTGCTTTTGGTGCTGGCGTCAATGAACCGATCACCAACATTGATGATCCTGACCAGTCCGCTAACCCGGAACTCTTGCGTCATCTCGCCGCAGAAATGAAGCGCGTGAATTTCGACCTTAAACAGTTCATGCGCATTGTGTACAACACCCGCGCTTACCAGTCCGAAAGCACCACGGAAAACATCAATCTGGGTGAGGTCTATTACTTCCAGGGGCCAATGCTGCGTCGTATGTCCGCCGAGCAGGCCTGGGAT
Protein-coding regions in this window:
- a CDS encoding DUF416 family protein; the encoded protein is MEKKFNETELREELNAFQLDQLVVFGLSCAERMIPNYKRFTRECRWGDPDILRNGLDLTWNWLTTGTISEKEVKKMLATCEAQTPDTDDFDTILVSSALDAANSVSAVLELILSNRCDSAIEIAIYGRDTVDMYIQESEGMDPQDAQLENKIWLHPLMQRELKSQRSAISLIKQGIAIKDAESIWKRHDVGSLGF
- a CDS encoding GNAT family N-acetyltransferase gives rise to the protein MMTQFISFEVFESERLIIRVPRPGDGLIFNEAVVESLQTLRPWLAWAAVPPTLEESEFSCRQAYAKFLLGEDLRVFFISKDDGVLVGGSGLHNPNWDLKQFEVGYWGRSRYSKKGLITEGVKALVDHAFEKLDASRVYLTTDDANTESWRLAARAGFELEGTMRKDRLNLAGSLRDTRLYARVNSTHTVLKT
- a CDS encoding DUF1549 domain-containing protein, translated to MKATKYMLAGLMIAGFGGSSASAAELRTWTDVEGRQVPASFVQIEGDTIVLQTADGAQHRFPLARLSADDLAIAKAAQAATPAAPLLPANATPAQAARVIDQLVYNGFKKANEARAEAKKAPLAGFNPIASDEQFVRRVYLDIAGRIPNYEEVSSFLKDGNAQKRTTLIDMLLESDGYKTHLYNYFAEMLRIKDNFEQDNVRGTPYINWFKDQIAKNEKWDKIVYQLTTATGKMWDRKEDGSYNGAAGYLLRDAGMPLDNLANTLTVFLGTDVACAQCHDHPFADWTQKQFYEMASYFGATTTRLNGRDMKNGDPMARLMADIEPMVEKSGQDLRRIRNGIQNFIRANQSAVKDRYQVVRNGETEKTVPANGMKLPHDYQYKDGNPGDPVAPKFVTWSSQDKENPAYKQDQVAEENLRQAFANWMTHPENPRFAMTIANRMWKRAFGAGVNEPITNIDDPDQSANPELLRHLAAEMKRVNFDLKQFMRIVYNTRAYQSESTTENINLGEVYYFQGPMLRRMSAEQAWDSYMTLVLGQPDAYKAPLQDLYAKSIDMNLDTVDAQTVLVKYSAYRSMQTKERALMGGGLDMVGGDGMMMEGGAAKKGAPVVAATDGPGKILDYEGMRLMRASEITQPAPGGHFLIDFGQSPRNLIDGSTKIGNVPQVLMMMNGKAQKMLTSRDSLVFRTMDKVNNPADKVERMFMTIMNRRPTLQEKDIAKRELSSHGEEGYSNMIWALINTREFMFIQ